In Sphaerospermopsis torques-reginae ITEP-024, the genomic window GCTGCACTGGGATCTGTTGGTGAGGCGATCGCACCTTTGCCCGATTCTATCACTGGCGTTGCACCATAAGTTTCAAAATCTGGCAATGCTTCCCCAAAATATTGAATACCTTCGCAAAAATTGGGAACTGTGGAAGATGCCTTTGTTGTAGTTGTCATGCTGAGTACCTTAAAATAATTTCGTCGTTTTCATCAAATACGTTTTTCTTTTCTCACGCAGAGGCGCAGAGGCGCAGAGAGGAGGGAAAGAGGTAATCTGGGATATGAAAACTCTTGTAATGTAACCAAAATTTTACATCTTCGTGGTTGCAACGGTTTATAGCTGTTTCACAATGCAAAACATAAGCAGAGATTATAAGAAAATCGAGTGAGCCAAAACCACGCCCGATAAAGTATCGGAACTTGGCGGTCAGTGAGATGACCCTCTACCCAGATTTGGTAACAAGTTTGGGCAAGGTTACTCATTGAAACAAGAATCCCCGTCCTTTTAAGGCGGGGAGCGTCAAGAAAGCAGCATGACAAACCAATAAATAGCCCGCAAGGAAATGAAATTCATTTCATGGCGGGTGTGGAAGCTTACGCAAAATATCTCCTTGAACTCCTGACTCCTGACTTCTGAATTTTGCTATAAGATATTTAGTAAAAAACTAACATCTACCAAAAAACTTTTATGCTTCTACCCAAAGGACCCAACACTCCAGCTACCCTGCAAATGCTACGCTGGGTATTTAGCCCCATGTCCTACATGGAAGAATGCGCCAAAACTTATGGTGATATTTTTACTCTCAAGCTGGATAAAAATTTACCTCCTCTGGTATTTATTCATAGTCCAGAAGCAATGCAGCAGGTTTTAAGCAATGATACCAAAGAATTAGAAGCACCAGGCGATTTAAATCAACTATTTGAAGGTTTATTAGGTAAAAATTCTGTTATTTCCCAAAGTGGTAAAGAACATCAGCGACAACGGCAGTTAATCATGCCTCCCTTACACGGGGAAAGAATGCGAACTTATGCCGATGTAATTAATAATATCACTGAAAAAGTCATCAGCAAACAGCAAATCAATCAACCTTTTAATGTGCGAACAGCTACCCAAGAAATTACCCTGGGGGTGATGATGCAAGCTGTCTTTGGACTTTATGAAGGTGAACGTGCTGAGAAATTACAACACTTACTATGTGAAATTCTCGAAGCAGGTAGTGAAGTTTGGAGAGTGACTTTATTATATTTTCCGGCTTTACAAAAGATGATTGGTCTTTCCACACTTTGGGAAATACAGGAACGTCGTCAAAATAAAGCTGACCAACTCCTGTATGCAGAAATTCAGGAACGCAGAGAAAATCCCGACCCATCACGTACAGATATCCTCAGTTTGCTGATGTCTGCAAGAGATGAAGACGGTCAACCAATGACTGATATAGAATTACGAGATGAATTAATGACTTTGTTAGTAGCAGGTCATGAAACCACGGCTACAGCCATAGCCTGGGCTTTATATTGGATTCATAAACTACCAGAAGTCCGCCAAAAATTATTAGCTGAACTGGATACT contains:
- a CDS encoding cytochrome P450; protein product: MLLPKGPNTPATLQMLRWVFSPMSYMEECAKTYGDIFTLKLDKNLPPLVFIHSPEAMQQVLSNDTKELEAPGDLNQLFEGLLGKNSVISQSGKEHQRQRQLIMPPLHGERMRTYADVINNITEKVISKQQINQPFNVRTATQEITLGVMMQAVFGLYEGERAEKLQHLLCEILEAGSEVWRVTLLYFPALQKMIGLSTLWEIQERRQNKADQLLYAEIQERRENPDPSRTDILSLLMSARDEDGQPMTDIELRDELMTLLVAGHETTATAIAWALYWIHKLPEVRQKLLAELDTLGENPDSNTIFKLPYLTAVCNETLRIYPVGMLTFPRRVKTPISVDGYQLEPGTVVMGSIYLTHHREDIYPNSKQFNPERFIEKQFSPYQFIPFGGGARRCIGLAFAQFEMKLALAKILQGWEMELADTREVKAKRRGLVTGQDKPIQMIYHGHRQQQSRTLETIAV